A stretch of Gadus chalcogrammus isolate NIFS_2021 chromosome 9, NIFS_Gcha_1.0, whole genome shotgun sequence DNA encodes these proteins:
- the cdkn1bb gene encoding cyclin dependent kinase inhibitor 1Bb: MSNVRLSNGSPTLERTDARVSEHPKPSFCRTLFGPVDHEELKRELKGHFKEMEDDASAKWNFDFANHKPLKNGRFKWDLVDCKDLPDFYNQPPRSSRSSTYSTGNNNVDFNGNRSCGGMGSARPPPAESERCESQMDGSEQSQGQRKRPACNDTAPQSKRSYTSSDEVRQNVTRSAEHTPRKSSPKTQT, encoded by the exons ATGTCAAATGTTCGTCTGTCGAATGGGAGTCCGACGTTGGAGCGGACGGATGCCCGTGTGTCTGAGCACCCGAAACCGTCCTTTTGCAGAACTCTTTTCGGCCCCGTGGACCACGAAGAGTTAAAGAGGGAATTAAAGGGACATTTCAAGGAGATGGAAGATGATGCCTCTGCAAAATGGAACTTCGACTTCGCGAACCATAAGCCGCTGAAGAACGGGAGGTTCAAGTGGGACTTGGTGGATTGTAAAGACCTTCCCGATTTCTACAACCAACCTCCTCGCTCGTCGAGATCGTCGACGTACTCCACTGGGAATAACAACGTGGATTTTAACGGGAATCGTAGTTGTGGTGGGATGGGAAGTGCCCGGCCGCCCCCCGCAGAGAGCGAGCGATGCGAGAGTCAGATGGACGGTAGCGAGCAGAGCCAAGGACAGCGGAAAAGACCTGCCTGCAACG aCACTGCGCCCCAAAGTAAAAGGTCATACACAAGTTCGGATGAAGTTCGGCAAAACGTGACACGTTCGGCCGAGCACACACCAAGAAAGTCCAGTCCCAAGACACAGACGTGA